Proteins from a single region of Candidatus Hydrogenedentota bacterium:
- a CDS encoding porin, with the protein GLDDRFRLADRHFDGYYAQASYFLTGEHRPYDRTLGVFERVVPEKPFQLHGGGWGAWEVAVRYDELDLNDFDFRSGVIGGRGRSLTFGLNWYLTANTRLMLNYVQSDISQYAYGGGIDIIEARFQADF; encoded by the coding sequence GGGGCTAGACGACCGGTTTCGGCTCGCGGACCGCCATTTCGACGGCTACTACGCGCAGGCGAGCTATTTCCTGACGGGCGAGCACCGGCCCTACGACCGGACCCTCGGCGTATTCGAGCGCGTCGTGCCGGAGAAGCCGTTCCAGTTGCACGGCGGCGGCTGGGGCGCGTGGGAAGTGGCCGTCCGCTACGACGAACTCGATTTGAACGACTTTGACTTCCGCAGCGGCGTCATCGGCGGGCGCGGGCGCAGCCTGACGTTCGGGTTGAACTGGTACCTGACCGCGAACACGCGGCTCATGTTGAATTACGTGCAGAGCGACATCAGTCAATACGCCTACGGCGGCGGCATCGACATCATTGAAGCGCGGTTCCAGGCGGATTTCTGA